A single window of Gossypium hirsutum isolate 1008001.06 chromosome A10, Gossypium_hirsutum_v2.1, whole genome shotgun sequence DNA harbors:
- the LOC107896759 gene encoding berberine bridge enzyme-like 8 codes for MGKLKAVVVVTMISTVLLSILWRATLHLEDNENFVRCLLDHSHPSHPISSAIYTPKSSSFSSVLESYIRNLRFNESSTPKPFLILTALHESHIQAAVTCGKSHGVQMKIRSGGHDYEGLSYVSTLPFFLLDMFNLRSIDVDIETETAWVQTGATLGEVFYRIAEKSKTHGFPAGVCPTVGVGGHISGAGYGNMMRKYGVSADNVLDALIIDANGRLLDRQSMGEDLFWAIRGGGGASFAVVLAYKIKLVRVPETVTVFQVDRTLEEDATDIVDQWQHVAYNLPQELFIRLMLDVVVKSSGEKTLRASFVSLFLGDSESLLSIMKERFPKLGLSKSDCIETSWVKSVLFWSNIPLETDIQVLLDRTPQTLDYLKRKSDYVREPIPKAGLESLWKKMMELETGI; via the coding sequence ATGGGGAAATTGAAGGCGGTGGTTGTTGTTACAATGATTTCCACCGTTCTTCTATCTATTCTATGGAGGGCAACGCTACATTTAGAGGataatgaaaattttgttcgatgTCTTTTAGATCATTCTCACCCTTCTCATCCCATTTCATCAGCAATCTATACGCCTAAATCCTCCTCCTTTTCATCTGTTTTGGAATCTTACATTAGAAACCTACGATTCAACGAGTCCTCCACACCAAAGCCTTTCCTTATTCTCACTGCACTCCATGAATCCCACATCCAAGCTGCCGTTACTTGCGGTAAAAGCCATGGGGTTCAGATGAAAATTCGAAGTGGAGGCCACGATTACGAGGGCTTATCTTATGTATCTACTCTTCCTTTCTTTCTCCTCGACATGTTCAATCTTCGATCCATAGATGTCGACATAGAAACCGAGACGGCATGGGTTCAAACAGGAGCCACTCTTGGCGAAGTTTTTTATAGAATCGCGGAGAAGAGCAAAACACATGGGTTCCCAGCTGGTGTTTGCCCCACTGTTGGCGTTGGTGGTCACATTAGTGGAGCTGGTTATGGTAATATGATGAGAAAATATGGTGTGTCTGCCGATAACGTTCTTGATGCTCTTATTATCGATGCTAATGGTAGACTCCTCGATAGACAATCTATGGGTGAAGATCTTTTTTGGGCCATTAGAGGAGGTGGAGGTGCGAGCTTTGCTGTCGTTCTTGCATATAAAATCAAGTTGGTTCGCGTCCCGGAGACAGTGACAGTGTTTCAGGTTGACAGAACTCTTGAAGAAGATGCTACAGACATTGTAGACCAATGGCAACATGTTGCATATAATCTGCCTCAAGAACTCTTCATCAGACTTATGTTGGATGTAGTAGTAAAAAGCAGTGGTGAAAAGACTTTGAGGGCTTCCTTCGTTTCCCTGTTTCTTGGAGATTCAGAGAGCCTCCTTTCGATCATGAAGGAGAGGTTCCCCAAGTTGGGTTTATCCAAATCTGATTGCATTGAAACAAGCTGGGTTAAATCAGTGCTATTTTGGTCCAACATTCCACTCGAAACAGACATTCAAGTGTTGCTTGATCGAACTCCTCAAACATTGGATTATCTGAAGAGGAAATCAGATTATGTAAGAGAACCAATCCCGAAGGCTGGTTTGGAGTCGCTTTGGAAGAAAATGATGGAGCTGGAAacagggatttaa